A region from the Helcococcus ovis genome encodes:
- the cpaB gene encoding Flp pilus assembly protein CpaB — protein sequence MKKVKIIAIVSAVLFMLFTWIYISGLTNKKNNENLVEIIVPNKNIVANTIVNGESLKKIKVAKNSVNKNAIKDTKDIVGKMAKDTLYENEPIIKERVINKEEKAPNYGLAYVISEGKRGMSIAVGLPEGVSNFLKVGNYIDVFHIGKFDYHVVGKNGSENDSKLTKQYSTILLQDVKIIGLETAIEKTSDKKDAKPTAYKTVTLELKPEEFLKLTLAIKSGDVWLGLRPEGDHKKVDATDMLLDNIIDKAKLIKSIKQEFER from the coding sequence ATGAAGAAAGTAAAAATTATAGCAATAGTATCAGCAGTGTTATTTATGCTGTTTACATGGATATATATATCAGGATTGACAAATAAAAAGAATAATGAAAATTTAGTGGAAATAATCGTTCCTAATAAAAACATTGTAGCTAATACAATTGTAAATGGGGAATCATTGAAGAAAATCAAGGTAGCAAAAAATAGTGTAAATAAAAATGCTATCAAGGATACAAAGGATATCGTAGGCAAAATGGCTAAAGATACTTTATATGAAAATGAACCTATAATAAAAGAAAGAGTTATAAACAAGGAAGAAAAAGCTCCAAATTACGGTTTGGCATATGTTATATCTGAAGGTAAAAGAGGTATGAGTATCGCTGTAGGGCTACCTGAAGGGGTATCAAACTTCTTAAAAGTAGGAAACTATATCGATGTATTTCATATCGGAAAATTTGATTATCACGTAGTTGGTAAAAATGGTTCGGAAAATGATTCTAAACTAACAAAACAATATTCGACAATACTTTTACAAGATGTTAAAATAATCGGTTTGGAAACAGCAATAGAAAAAACATCAGATAAAAAAGATGCAAAACCTACTGCATATAAAACAGTTACACTTGAATTAAAACCTGAAGAGTTTTTAAAATTAACATTGGCAATTAAGAGTGGTGATGTATGGTTGGGATTGAGACCTGAAGGTGACCACAAAAAAGTAGATGCAACAGATATGTTATTGGATAATATAATTGATAAGGCTAAGTTGATTAAGTCGATTAAGCAAGAGTTTGAGCGTTAA
- a CDS encoding TadE/TadG family type IV pilus assembly protein has protein sequence MIKRLRKEERGDILVIFAVMFTVLIMIIALSTDVAILYARRARIYEIGNVMRRTRFTKGQEFFMNSDKPGEEYANAFSDYATKNGFTGKLTVTYDETKTQYDYNKRKFDINMEFYEEVETSVLKFIGIKYVPIKLVIKGSGHKDRDNIWKPKGYDWIKYTATYENGQKTN, from the coding sequence GTGATAAAAAGATTAAGAAAAGAAGAGCGAGGAGATATCTTAGTTATATTTGCCGTTATGTTTACCGTACTTATCATGATCATAGCACTGTCTACAGATGTCGCCATATTATATGCACGAAGAGCACGCATATACGAAATCGGAAATGTCATGAGAAGGACACGTTTTACAAAAGGACAGGAGTTTTTCATGAATAGTGATAAACCTGGAGAAGAATACGCAAATGCTTTTAGTGATTATGCTACAAAAAATGGATTTACGGGAAAACTTACAGTTACCTATGATGAAACAAAAACTCAATATGATTATAATAAAAGAAAATTCGATATTAATATGGAATTTTATGAAGAAGTAGAAACCAGTGTATTAAAATTTATAGGTATAAAATATGTCCCTATAAAATTAGTTATAAAAGGCTCCGGTCATAAAGATAGAGATAATATATGGAAACCTAAAGGCTACGATTGGATAAAATATACAGCAACATACGAAAATGGGCAAAAAACAAATTAA
- a CDS encoding TadE/TadG family type IV pilus assembly protein, with amino-acid sequence MLDKLFKFKKSEKGQGMVEFALVFPMFIFICLFIIEVGWIAYNYISFDYTYRVASWELRPNYSNEEENPRGLFGYEVKELIYDKLKENGLSTSGIEIKDATITFNTKIENVVEINGRKEQERKYYMEIKGNMTKEVPLITPVGKMFMGSNLPLTKKLDKLRLLESKAVNGK; translated from the coding sequence ATGCTAGATAAATTATTTAAATTTAAGAAATCGGAAAAAGGACAGGGCATGGTAGAGTTTGCACTTGTATTTCCTATGTTCATATTTATTTGTCTTTTTATAATAGAAGTAGGCTGGATAGCATATAATTACATTTCCTTTGATTACACTTATAGGGTAGCATCTTGGGAGCTTAGACCTAATTATAGTAATGAAGAAGAAAATCCAAGAGGTTTGTTTGGCTATGAAGTAAAAGAATTAATTTATGACAAACTAAAAGAAAACGGTTTAAGTACTTCAGGGATAGAGATTAAAGATGCAACCATAACTTTTAATACTAAAATTGAGAATGTAGTTGAAATTAATGGACGTAAGGAACAAGAAAGAAAATACTATATGGAAATAAAAGGTAATATGACAAAAGAAGTTCCTTTGATTACGCCCGTTGGAAAGATGTTTATGGGAAGTAATTTACCTTTAACCAAAAAATTGGATAAGTTAAGACTTTTAGAATCAAAGGCTGTAAATGGAAAATAA
- a CDS encoding TadE/TadG family type IV pilus assembly protein: MKNKLKKDLIKNESGQSLVEFALILPILIILLSMVVDVWRVYDTKLLLQSVASECAIHLAEKDDVYKLRNKELELKQNLNELIDKQYGNRLDRKKRHVTVSLLKDEIKETFTYHVDNNSRFFKRNRYGQDQTKEITKNYRDASIKVTYDVDFWMPLTRVFYGGDTAKVSSEITTRLSEGENNAR, encoded by the coding sequence TTGAAAAATAAATTAAAAAAAGATTTAATAAAGAATGAAAGCGGACAATCATTAGTTGAGTTTGCTTTAATACTGCCTATTTTAATAATTTTATTAAGTATGGTGGTGGACGTATGGCGAGTATATGACACTAAACTTTTATTACAATCAGTTGCATCAGAATGTGCCATACATTTAGCAGAAAAAGATGATGTATATAAATTAAGAAATAAAGAACTTGAATTAAAACAAAATTTAAATGAATTGATTGACAAACAATATGGCAATAGACTTGACAGAAAAAAAAGGCATGTAACCGTTTCTTTGCTAAAAGATGAAATTAAAGAAACATTCACATATCATGTAGATAACAATAGTCGTTTTTTTAAAAGAAATAGATATGGACAAGATCAAACAAAAGAAATCACCAAAAACTATAGAGATGCTTCAATAAAAGTAACCTATGATGTAGATTTCTGGATGCCGTTAACAAGAGTATTCTATGGTGGAGATACGGCAAAAGTTTCATCAGAGATTACAACCAGATTATCCGAAGGAGAAAATAATGCTAGATAA